The window GCCCTCTGCCCGGAGAGTTCCCTGGAAGGAATTACGGCAGTTTTTTTCCGTCATTCCACCACCCTGGGGGTCCGCATCCGTAGGGAGGACCGGGTGGTGGCCGCCAGGGAGATAGTGACCGTCCAGACGCCCTACGGCCCCATAGAAGTTAAATGGGCCGCCCCTCCCGCCGGCGCTCCAGGGGGCACGGTTTTCAATGTGGCGCCGGAATTTGAATCCTGCCGCCGGGCGGCCGAAGAACGGGGCGTGCCCCTTAAGGAGGTTTACCTGGCGGCCCTGGCGGCCGCCCGAGCCCAGGGTCCTCCCTCGGGCCTGTTTCAGGGAGAGTAGCTTTCCCATGGGTAGCTTCCCGTCTACCGTTAAAAGAGGCCGGAAGGACTTTCCTGAGACCCCAGGCCACTGCGAGCCGGCTTCTGCTCCCCTTTAAGTCGGGGTTTAGCCCACTGGTGGGCATCTTAATCTAGCCCCGCGGCCGGACCTCCCCGGAGGGGCTTACGTTCGGCCGGCATTTTGAGCCGACGCTGGCGCGCGGTACCCTGGGCACGCGGGCCATGGAGCTCGGAACAGCGGCCGGCTATATCAACTGGACTCTTCTTTTGCCCTTTGGCCGCCGTAGGAGCCCCCTCAATCATGGACGACAAAAAAGGGGATGCCTCCCTCTCCATTATTCCCGACGCAAGACCCCTTAGCCTGTGCCGTCAGCCGAAGGGCGGTCCCGGCCTTCCTTGCAGTCCCCCAACGTCAGCCGGCAGTGCCGGGACCGCCTCGGTTCCTTCCGGCCGGTTTTCCGCCCCGGGTCCCCCTTCCTAGTCGAAGAAATCCAGGTCGAAAATCTCTCCCAGCAGGCCACGCCGTTTTTTACCCTTGCGCATTTCCTTCCCACCCCTATATCCTTCCCGCCACCTGGGTTCCTCTTCCCACTCGTCTGCGTCCCGGTAAGGGGCTTCCACCGTAGCCAGGAGTTTCTCCAGCTCACCCCTGTCCAGCCAGATCCCCTTGCATTCGGGGCAGACATCGATCAGGACGCCGCGGCGCTCCACTTCCTTCATGGTTACGTCGCAGAGGGGGCAGCGCATGGTCATCACTCTCCTTGGGGTTCTAAAGTTGTTCCTTAACGCCGGCAGGACGGCGTTTGGGGGTCCCCTCCGGTCACAGGCCGGCCAACACGCCGACCACCAGGAGGGCCGGCAGAAGGTTGGCTATGCGGAACTCCCGGACCTTCAGCAGGTTCAAGGCGATGGCCACGATGAGGAGGCCGCCCGTCGCCGTAATTTCGTTTACCACCTCGGCCCGCAGATAGGGTGATACCCAGGCCGCGCCTGCTGTGAGGGTCCCCTGATAGGCCAATACACTCAGGGCCGACAGGCCTACGCCCACTCCCAGCCTTCCGGTGAGGATTAGGGCCAGGGTCCCGTCCAGGAGGGACTTGGTGTACAGGGTAGTGTAGTTATGCTGGAGGCCTGCTTCGAGGGAGCCGGTGATGGCCATGGCCCCGGTGCAGAAGATCATGGTGCCCGCAACAAAGCCTCTTCCCATCTGGCCGTCATCGCTGCCGGTCCGCTCTTCCAGGCGTTGCCCCAGGCGTTCCAGCCATCCCTCCAGGTTGAGGAGTTCGCCCAAGGCGCCGCCTACAATTAAGCCCAAAATAATGGTGAGCACCTTTTCGCCCTGGAGGGCCATGTTGGCCCCCGTCAGGAGCAGCCCCAGGCCCAGGGCCTGGAACACGGTTTCCAGCACTCTATCGGGCAGGCGGGTACCCAACACTTTGCCGGCCATGGTGCCCAGGAAGATGGCCAGGGCGTTGATAACGCTGGCGATCACTTGCTCCCATCCCCCGACTGTTTCACGTGAAACATATAGGTGTTCATCCCTGGCCTCTACCCTGGAGTTCTTCTACCAACCGGTTAAGTTCCTCCTCGCCGTAGTAGTAAATCTCGATACGGCCCCCGCGGGGGAGCTGCCGCACCTTTACCACGGTCCCCAGCCTTTCCTCTAACGCCTCTTCGATCTGGGTCAAAGACCAATCCTCATCGCGGCCCCGCGGGCTTCCCTCTGCCCGGCTGCCGGAGGCCCCCTTTCTTTTGGCACCCTTCCCCTGAAACCTTTTCACCAGTTCTTCCACCTGGCGCACGCTCAACCTATCTTGGGCTATCCGCGTGGCCAGCTCCACCTGGGAACCTTCATCCTCCAGGGCCAGGAGCCCCCGAGCGTGCCCGGCGGTAATTTCCCCCCGGCGGAGCATCTCCTGCACGGCC of the Thermanaeromonas sp. C210 genome contains:
- a CDS encoding zf-TFIIB domain-containing protein, with product MMTMRCPLCDVTMKEVERRGVLIDVCPECKGIWLDRGELEKLLATVEAPYRDADEWEEEPRWREGYRGGKEMRKGKKRRGLLGEIFDLDFFD
- a CDS encoding DUF554 domain-containing protein, with the protein product MIASVINALAIFLGTMAGKVLGTRLPDRVLETVFQALGLGLLLTGANMALQGEKVLTIILGLIVGGALGELLNLEGWLERLGQRLEERTGSDDGQMGRGFVAGTMIFCTGAMAITGSLEAGLQHNYTTLYTKSLLDGTLALILTGRLGVGVGLSALSVLAYQGTLTAGAAWVSPYLRAEVVNEITATGGLLIVAIALNLLKVREFRIANLLPALLVVGVLAGL